A window of Bacteroidota bacterium contains these coding sequences:
- a CDS encoding DUF885 domain-containing protein: MIRSFIITSLIIPILMGCQRAPSQDSEFVSVSSRLMEAWLEQNPELATYLGDHRWDHRINDYSEAGLQASRRLVISYRDSILALSPSGLNEANRVDRQILLNQLNYFLFSADTLKEHTWNPLIYNAGNLIYPLLSREFAPLPQRLQSVRARLQAIPEMLTAARENLKNPPVVFVNTAIRQNQGSISLIAEGLTPFIEQAPDLAGDLQPAQEAAIAALQDYQDWLTTTLLPQANGDFRIGKERFNRKLSYVLESDLETETILTSAQSDLRKTQDELFDTARPLFASWFPDSSLTDRKNVIRTVLNRLSDNRPTAETIVAQAAADLDSITAFVRQAGLITVPDEPVKLIVMPEFQRGVAVAYCDSPGPLEKNGETFYAISPPPADWTADRVTSYFREYNTHMLRNLTVHEAMPGH, encoded by the coding sequence ATGATCCGTTCATTTATCATTACCAGCCTGATAATTCCGATCCTGATGGGTTGTCAGCGAGCGCCTTCGCAGGACAGTGAGTTTGTTTCTGTCAGTTCACGTTTGATGGAAGCCTGGCTGGAACAGAATCCGGAACTGGCCACCTACCTGGGCGATCACCGCTGGGATCACCGGATTAACGATTACTCGGAGGCCGGGTTGCAGGCTTCACGCCGGTTGGTCATTTCCTATCGTGACAGCATACTGGCTCTTTCACCCTCAGGTCTCAACGAAGCCAACCGTGTGGACCGCCAGATTCTCCTGAATCAGCTTAACTATTTCCTTTTCTCGGCAGATACGCTGAAAGAACACACGTGGAATCCGCTGATTTACAATGCCGGGAATCTGATTTATCCTTTGCTGTCACGGGAATTTGCCCCGCTTCCCCAACGTCTCCAATCGGTCAGGGCACGGTTGCAGGCCATTCCGGAAATGCTCACCGCTGCCCGGGAGAACCTGAAAAATCCACCGGTGGTCTTTGTCAATACGGCGATCCGGCAGAATCAGGGATCGATCTCCCTCATTGCTGAAGGATTGACTCCATTTATCGAGCAGGCGCCCGATCTGGCAGGTGATCTCCAACCAGCCCAGGAAGCCGCCATTGCTGCTCTGCAGGACTACCAGGATTGGTTAACCACCACCCTTTTGCCACAAGCCAATGGCGATTTCCGGATCGGAAAGGAACGCTTTAACCGAAAGCTCTCCTATGTACTGGAATCGGATCTGGAAACTGAAACGATTCTGACATCGGCCCAAAGCGACCTCAGAAAAACGCAGGATGAATTATTCGACACGGCCCGACCCTTGTTTGCCTCCTGGTTCCCCGACAGCAGTCTGACCGATCGAAAAAATGTAATCCGCACGGTGCTGAACCGTCTTTCAGACAATCGTCCGACTGCAGAAACCATTGTTGCTCAGGCCGCTGCCGATCTGGATTCCATCACGGCTTTCGTCAGACAGGCCGGATTGATCACCGTACCGGATGAGCCGGTAAAACTGATCGTGATGCCCGAGTTTCAGCGAGGAGTGGCTGTGGCTTATTGTGACTCCCCCGGCCCGCTTGAAAAAAACGGAGAAACCTTCTATGCCATCTCCCCGCCACCCGCCGACTGGACCGCAGACCGGGTAACCTCGTACTTCAGAGAATACAACACCCACATGCTCAGAAACCTGACGGTTCATGAAGCCATGCCGGGACAT